In Paroedura picta isolate Pp20150507F chromosome 1, Ppicta_v3.0, whole genome shotgun sequence, the following are encoded in one genomic region:
- the CDCA5 gene encoding sororin, which produces MAGGGAAVRCRLRRARSAGEAGADAVSFPPRRRSERNMSSAVQPVSQGKPRLLVRKMVGSPIPVPFAMRPITLKKIMPRNRQVKESTVTPRRSPRISFKEDKENIPVGNSKGESPGKGDAKAKGTPSPPSRSLGSEAGGLLGEADVPSPTNTPTVQESLPEEERDAAMAKRVRRSYSRLEVSLSHSFLKDRESPGSSFSDTSTPNCGPGKRRTLFGFEKLLVPEGLDSVPPEDMGTSSKLAATLLGSSVLKEPDTDIPGISFVKEKRKKKKVPQFNKTEMDEWAAQMNAEFEEAERFDLHVE; this is translated from the exons ATGGCGGGCGGAGGCGCCGCTGTCCGCTGCCGACTAAGGCGAGCTCGGTCCGCGGGGGAGGCGGGGGCAG atGCTGTTTCCTTTCCTCCAAGGCGCAGGTCTGAAAGGAACATGTCATCTGCTGTTCAACCAGTGTCCCAGGGGAAGCCCCGCTTGTTGGTGAGAAAGATGGTGGGCAGCCCA ATTCCAGTACCATTTGCAATGAGGCCAATAACCCTGAAAAAGATCATGCCACGTAATCGGCAG GTAAAAGAGTCCACCGTAACCCCCCGCCGCAGTCCTCGG ATCTCCTTTAAGGAAGACAAGGAAAACATCCCTGTGGGGAACAGTAAGGGCGAAAGCCCAGGCAAGGGGGACGCCAAAGCAAAGGGGACGCCTTCCCCGCCAAGCCGTTCTTTGGGTTCTGAAGCAGGAGGCCTGCTTGGAGAAGCGGATGTGCCGTCTCCCACCAACACCCCCACAGTCCAGGAGTCCCTGCCTGAGGAGGAACGGGATGCAGCCATGGCCAAGAGAGTACGTCGATCTTACAGCCGCCTAGAGGTCAGCCTCAGCCACAGCTTCCTGAAAGACCGAGAGTCCCCCGGCTCCAGCTTCTCAGACACATCCACGCCTAACTGTGGCCCAGGCAAGCGACGCACGCTTTTCGGCTTCGAAAAACTCCTGGTTCCAGAAGGGCTAGACAGTGTCCCTCCTGAGGACATGGGGACCAGCTCCAAGTTGGCAGCCACGCTTCTGGGATCCAGCGTCCTCAAAGAGCCCGACACAGACATCCCGGGCATCTCGTTTGTAAAGGAgaaacggaagaagaagaaggtgccaCAGTTCAAC AAGACAGAGATGGATGAATGGGCCGCCCAGATGAATGCCGAGTTTGAAGAAGCAGAGAGGTTTGACCTTCACGT